One window of the Pseudomonas sihuiensis genome contains the following:
- a CDS encoding enoyl-CoA hydratase produces the protein MNYETLLVEVRERVGLITLNRPQALNALNSQLIAELNQALDRLEADPEVGCLVVTGSAKAFAAGADIKEMADKGFPQIYLDDFFAAADRIAARRKPIIAAVAGYALGGGCELALMCDFIYAADNARFGLPELSLGVIPGIGGTQRLTRALGKAKAMELCLTGRQLHAEEAERAGLVARVLPAAELLERTLEAARGIAGKSLPAAMMIKECVNRAEEIGLAEGVRFERRLFHSLFASHDQKEGMQAFVAKRAPNFRHH, from the coding sequence ATGAACTACGAAACCCTGCTGGTCGAGGTGCGCGAGCGCGTCGGCCTGATCACCCTCAACCGGCCGCAGGCGCTCAACGCGCTGAACAGCCAGCTGATCGCAGAACTGAACCAGGCCCTCGACCGCCTGGAGGCCGACCCGGAGGTCGGCTGCCTGGTCGTCACCGGCTCGGCCAAGGCCTTCGCCGCCGGCGCCGACATCAAGGAAATGGCCGACAAGGGCTTCCCGCAGATCTACCTGGACGATTTCTTCGCCGCCGCCGACCGCATCGCCGCGCGGCGCAAGCCGATCATCGCCGCGGTGGCCGGCTACGCCCTGGGCGGCGGCTGCGAACTGGCGCTGATGTGCGACTTCATCTACGCCGCCGACAACGCCCGCTTCGGCCTGCCGGAGCTGAGCCTGGGGGTGATCCCCGGCATCGGCGGCACCCAGCGTCTGACCCGCGCGCTGGGCAAGGCCAAGGCCATGGAGCTGTGCCTGACCGGCCGCCAGCTGCATGCCGAAGAGGCCGAGCGCGCCGGCCTGGTGGCCCGCGTGCTGCCGGCCGCCGAGCTGCTGGAACGCACCCTGGAAGCGGCCCGCGGCATCGCCGGCAAATCGCTGCCGGCGGCGATGATGATCAAGGAATGCGTCAACCGCGCCGAGGAGATCGGCCTGGCCGAAGGCGTGCGTTTCGAGCGCCGCCTGTTCCACTCGCTGTTCGCCAGTCACGACCAGAAGGAAGGCATGCAGGCCTTCGTCGCCAAGCGTGCGCCGAACTTCCGCCATCACTGA
- a CDS encoding AMP-binding protein encodes MNRNSQPFVAARDFLLAHRTDYATAVRDFRWPQLHQFNWALDYFDAMAEGNQAPALWIVEEDGSEQRYSFAELAERSNRVANHLRALGVRRGERMLLMLGNHIALWETMLAAFKLGAVVIPATALLTAEDLRDRIDRGQVRHLVVGSEHTGKFADLAADCTRICVGAPVAGWTPHQAYAEHASAFTAEGTTLATDPMLLYFTSGTTSKPKMVLHSHQSYPVGHLSTMYWIGLQPGDLHLNISSPGWAKHAWSCFFAPWNAGACIFIHNVARFSAPALLGVLEKYGVTSLCAPPTVWRMLIQEDLASLKGRLRLRELVGAGEPLNPEIIEQIQHAWGLWLRDGFGQSETTALVGNTPGQPLKPGSMGRPLPGYRVCMLDPDGQPASDGEVALPLEPHPLGLMLCYEDSPEKTAEVMRGGYYRTGDTASVDADGYVTFVGRADDVFKASDYRISPFELESALIEHPAVMEVAVVPSPDPVRLAVPKAFLILAHDEPGSAALAENILAFAREHLAPYKRVRRIEFVTELPKTISGKIRRVELRQMEVQRRQGERGAQEYFEEDFPQLKG; translated from the coding sequence ATGAACCGCAACAGCCAACCCTTCGTCGCCGCACGCGACTTCCTCCTGGCCCACCGCACCGACTACGCCACCGCGGTGCGCGACTTCCGCTGGCCGCAGTTGCACCAGTTCAACTGGGCACTGGACTACTTCGACGCCATGGCCGAGGGCAACCAGGCGCCGGCGCTGTGGATAGTCGAGGAAGACGGCAGCGAGCAGCGCTACAGCTTCGCCGAACTGGCCGAGCGCTCCAACCGCGTGGCCAACCACCTGCGCGCCCTCGGCGTGCGCCGTGGCGAACGCATGCTGCTGATGCTGGGCAACCATATCGCCCTGTGGGAAACCATGCTCGCCGCCTTCAAGCTCGGCGCCGTGGTGATCCCGGCCACCGCCCTGCTCACCGCCGAGGACCTGCGCGACCGTATCGATCGCGGCCAGGTACGCCACCTGGTGGTGGGCAGCGAGCACACCGGCAAGTTCGCCGACCTGGCCGCAGACTGCACGCGCATCTGCGTCGGTGCACCAGTGGCGGGCTGGACCCCGCACCAGGCCTACGCGGAGCACGCCAGCGCGTTCACTGCCGAGGGCACCACCCTGGCCACCGACCCCATGCTGCTGTACTTCACCTCCGGCACCACCAGCAAACCGAAGATGGTCCTGCACAGCCACCAGAGCTACCCGGTCGGCCACCTCTCGACCATGTACTGGATCGGCCTGCAGCCGGGCGACCTGCACCTGAACATCTCCTCGCCGGGCTGGGCCAAGCACGCCTGGAGCTGTTTCTTCGCGCCGTGGAACGCCGGCGCCTGCATCTTCATCCACAACGTCGCCCGCTTCAGCGCTCCGGCCCTGCTCGGCGTGCTGGAAAAATACGGCGTCACCAGCCTGTGCGCGCCGCCCACGGTATGGCGCATGCTGATCCAGGAAGACCTGGCCAGCCTGAAAGGCCGCCTGCGCCTGCGCGAACTGGTGGGCGCCGGCGAGCCGCTCAACCCGGAGATCATCGAGCAGATCCAGCATGCCTGGGGCCTGTGGTTGCGCGACGGTTTCGGCCAGTCGGAAACCACCGCCCTGGTCGGCAATACCCCCGGCCAGCCGCTCAAACCCGGGTCGATGGGCCGTCCGCTGCCCGGCTACCGGGTGTGCATGCTCGACCCCGACGGCCAGCCGGCCAGCGACGGCGAGGTGGCCCTGCCGCTGGAGCCCCATCCGCTGGGCCTGATGCTGTGCTACGAGGACAGCCCGGAGAAGACTGCCGAGGTGATGCGCGGCGGTTACTACCGCACCGGCGACACCGCGTCGGTCGACGCCGACGGCTACGTCACCTTCGTTGGCCGCGCCGACGACGTGTTCAAGGCCTCCGACTACCGCATCAGCCCCTTCGAGCTGGAGAGCGCACTGATCGAGCACCCGGCAGTGATGGAGGTGGCGGTCGTGCCGAGCCCGGACCCGGTACGCCTGGCCGTGCCCAAGGCCTTCCTCATCCTCGCCCACGACGAGCCCGGCAGCGCCGCGCTGGCGGAAAACATCCTGGCCTTCGCCCGCGAGCACCTGGCGCCCTACAAGCGGGTGCGCCGCATCGAGTTCGTCACCGAGCTGCCCAAGACCATCTCCGGGAAGATCCGCCGGGTCGAACTGCGGCAGATGGAAGTGCAGCGCCGCCAGGGCGAACGCGGCGCGCAGGAATACTTCGAAGAAGACTTCCCGCAGCTCAAGGGCTGA
- a CDS encoding enoyl-CoA hydratase/isomerase family protein, whose translation MSQEQAVLAEVRNGIGHLTLNRPEGLNALDLPMVRLLCRHLWAWEQDPAIVAVVLRAAGGKAFCAGGDIRMLYESQRAGDNQNVLFLEEEYALDEYLHGYAKPVLALMDGYVLGGGMGLAQAASLRVITERTRMGMPEVGIGFFPDVGGSYFLPRLPGELGVYLGVTGVQVRAADALYAGLADYCLASERLTELDTRLDQLQWSASPREDLRALLAELATVRIPGSELKALRPAIDQHFAQPDLLAIRDALHRENRPELRDWAEETLRVLDSRSPLAMAVTLELLRRGRYLSLADCFALELHLDYQWFAKGDLMEGVRALIIDKDKQPRWNPPTLDELAPARVQAFFNGFRPASGKPLRTA comes from the coding sequence ATGAGCCAGGAGCAAGCGGTACTGGCCGAGGTGCGCAACGGCATCGGCCATCTGACGCTGAACCGCCCCGAGGGCCTCAACGCCCTCGACCTGCCCATGGTGCGCCTGCTCTGCCGCCACCTGTGGGCCTGGGAGCAGGACCCGGCGATAGTCGCCGTGGTCCTGCGTGCCGCCGGCGGCAAGGCCTTCTGCGCTGGCGGCGACATCCGCATGCTGTACGAGAGCCAGCGCGCCGGCGACAACCAGAACGTGCTATTCCTCGAAGAGGAATACGCCCTCGACGAATACCTGCACGGCTACGCCAAGCCGGTACTGGCGCTGATGGACGGCTACGTGCTCGGCGGCGGCATGGGCCTGGCCCAGGCCGCCTCATTGCGGGTGATCACCGAGCGCACGCGGATGGGCATGCCCGAGGTCGGCATCGGTTTCTTCCCCGATGTCGGCGGCAGCTACTTCCTGCCACGCCTGCCGGGCGAGCTGGGCGTGTACCTGGGTGTCACCGGCGTGCAGGTGCGCGCCGCCGACGCGCTCTACGCCGGCCTGGCCGACTACTGCCTGGCCAGCGAGCGGCTTACCGAACTGGACACCCGTCTCGACCAGCTGCAGTGGAGCGCCTCGCCCCGCGAGGATCTGCGCGCACTGCTCGCCGAGCTGGCCACCGTGCGCATCCCCGGCTCCGAGCTGAAGGCCCTGCGCCCGGCGATCGACCAGCATTTCGCCCAACCCGACCTGCTGGCGATTCGCGACGCGCTGCACCGCGAGAATCGCCCGGAGCTGCGCGACTGGGCCGAGGAAACCCTGCGCGTACTCGACAGCCGCTCACCGCTGGCGATGGCGGTGACCCTGGAGCTGCTGCGCCGCGGTCGCTACCTGAGCCTGGCCGACTGCTTCGCCCTGGAGCTGCACCTGGACTATCAGTGGTTCGCCAAGGGCGACCTGATGGAGGGCGTGCGCGCCCTGATCATCGACAAGGACAAGCAACCGCGCTGGAACCCGCCCACCCTGGATGAACTGGCGCCGGCGCGGGTGCAGGCCTTCTTCAACGGCTTCCGCCCGGCCTCCGGCAAGCCCCTTCGCACCGCCTGA
- a CDS encoding CoA-acylating methylmalonate-semialdehyde dehydrogenase, with translation MTSSSVPSVKLLINGEFVESKTTQWRDVVNPATQQVLARVPFATAAEMDAAVAAAKEAFKTWRKTPIGARARIFLKYQQLIRDNIKELAALLTAEQGKTLPDAEGDVFRGLEVVEHAASIGTLQMGELANNVAGGVDTYTLLQPLGVCAGITPFNFPAMIPLWMFPMAIACGNTFVLKPSEQDPLVTMRLVELALEAGVPKGVLNVIHGGVDAVNLLCDHPDIKAVSFVGSTQVGTHVYNRASQNGKRAQCMMGAKNHAIVLPDANKQQTLNNLLGASFGAAGQRCMALPVVILVGEAQAWLPELIERTKTLKVNAGTEPGTDIGPVISCAALERITGLIAKGVEEGAKLELDGRNPHVPGYQDGNFVGPTIFSGVTAQMTVYREEIFGPVLCVMQAASLQEAIDIINANPNGNGTALFTRSGAAARHFQEEIDVGQVGINVPIPVPVPLFSFSGSRASKLGDLGPYGKQVVTFYTQTKTVTQRWFDEDADGGAVNTTITLK, from the coding sequence ATGACCTCTTCCAGCGTTCCCAGCGTCAAGCTGCTCATCAACGGCGAATTCGTCGAATCCAAGACCACCCAGTGGCGCGACGTGGTCAACCCGGCCACCCAGCAGGTGCTGGCCCGCGTGCCCTTTGCCACCGCCGCCGAGATGGACGCCGCCGTGGCCGCCGCCAAGGAAGCCTTCAAGACCTGGCGCAAGACCCCGATCGGCGCCCGCGCGCGGATCTTCCTCAAATACCAGCAACTGATCCGCGACAACATCAAGGAGCTGGCCGCCCTGCTCACCGCCGAACAGGGCAAGACCCTGCCCGATGCCGAAGGCGACGTGTTCCGCGGCCTGGAAGTGGTCGAGCATGCCGCCAGCATCGGCACCCTGCAGATGGGCGAGCTGGCCAACAACGTCGCCGGCGGCGTCGATACCTACACCCTGCTGCAACCCCTGGGCGTATGCGCCGGCATCACCCCGTTCAACTTCCCGGCGATGATCCCGCTGTGGATGTTCCCCATGGCCATCGCCTGCGGCAACACCTTCGTGCTCAAGCCGTCCGAGCAGGACCCGCTGGTGACCATGCGCCTGGTCGAACTGGCCCTGGAGGCCGGCGTGCCCAAGGGCGTGCTCAACGTCATCCATGGCGGTGTCGATGCGGTGAACCTGCTGTGCGACCACCCGGACATCAAGGCGGTGTCCTTCGTCGGTTCGACCCAGGTCGGCACCCACGTCTACAACCGCGCCAGCCAGAACGGCAAGCGCGCACAGTGCATGATGGGGGCGAAGAACCACGCCATCGTGCTGCCCGACGCCAACAAGCAGCAGACCCTCAACAACCTGCTCGGCGCCTCCTTCGGCGCCGCCGGCCAGCGCTGCATGGCCCTGCCGGTGGTGATCCTGGTCGGCGAGGCGCAGGCCTGGCTGCCCGAGCTGATCGAACGCACCAAGACCCTCAAGGTGAATGCCGGCACCGAGCCGGGCACCGATATCGGCCCGGTGATTTCCTGCGCCGCCCTGGAGCGCATCACCGGCCTGATCGCCAAGGGCGTCGAGGAAGGCGCCAAGCTGGAACTGGACGGTCGCAACCCGCACGTGCCGGGCTATCAGGACGGCAACTTCGTCGGCCCGACCATCTTCTCCGGAGTCACCGCGCAGATGACCGTGTACCGCGAGGAAATCTTCGGCCCGGTGCTGTGCGTGATGCAGGCCGCCAGCCTGCAGGAGGCGATCGACATCATCAACGCCAACCCGAACGGCAACGGCACCGCCCTGTTTACCCGCTCCGGCGCCGCCGCGCGGCACTTCCAGGAAGAGATCGACGTCGGCCAGGTGGGCATCAACGTGCCGATCCCGGTGCCGGTGCCGCTGTTCTCCTTCTCCGGCTCGCGCGCCTCCAAGCTCGGCGACCTGGGCCCCTACGGCAAGCAGGTGGTGACCTTCTACACCCAGACCAAGACCGTCACCCAGCGCTGGTTCGACGAGGATGCCGACGGCGGTGCGGTGAACACCACCATCACCCTGAAATGA
- the mmsB gene encoding 3-hydroxyisobutyrate dehydrogenase yields the protein MHIGFLGLGNMGAPMARNLLKAGHSLTVFDPFTQAVAALVEAGASAAASPTAVAKAGVEVIVTMLPTAAHVKQVYLGKDGLLAHVGQGVLLIDSSTIDPLSAREVATLATAQGNPMLDAPVSGGTGGAAAGTLTFMVGGSVSVFDQALPILSAMGKNVVHCGSAGNGQVAKIANNMLLGISMVGVAEAMALGVALGMDAKVLAGIINTSSGRCWSSEVYNPFPGVLDNVPAARGYSGGFGSDLMLKDLGLATDAARHARQPVPLGATAQQLYQTFSLQGHGGLDFSAIINLFRREA from the coding sequence ATGCATATCGGATTTCTCGGCCTCGGCAACATGGGCGCCCCCATGGCCCGCAACCTGCTCAAGGCCGGCCACAGCCTGACCGTCTTCGACCCCTTCACCCAGGCGGTCGCCGCGCTGGTGGAGGCCGGCGCCAGCGCCGCCGCCTCGCCCACCGCGGTGGCCAAGGCGGGGGTCGAGGTGATCGTCACCATGCTGCCGACCGCCGCCCACGTGAAACAGGTCTACCTGGGCAAGGACGGCCTGCTGGCCCATGTCGGCCAGGGCGTGTTGCTGATCGACAGCTCCACCATCGACCCGCTGAGCGCCCGCGAGGTGGCGACCCTGGCCACCGCCCAGGGCAATCCCATGCTCGATGCACCGGTTTCCGGCGGCACCGGCGGCGCCGCCGCCGGTACCCTGACCTTCATGGTCGGCGGCTCGGTCAGCGTGTTCGACCAGGCCTTGCCGATCCTCTCGGCCATGGGCAAGAACGTGGTGCACTGCGGCAGCGCCGGCAACGGCCAGGTGGCCAAGATCGCCAACAACATGCTGCTGGGCATCTCCATGGTCGGCGTCGCCGAAGCCATGGCACTGGGCGTGGCCCTGGGCATGGACGCCAAGGTGCTGGCCGGCATCATCAACACCTCCAGCGGTCGTTGCTGGAGCTCTGAGGTGTACAACCCCTTCCCCGGCGTGCTGGACAACGTGCCCGCCGCACGCGGCTACAGCGGTGGCTTCGGCAGCGACCTGATGCTCAAGGACCTCGGCCTGGCCACCGATGCCGCACGCCACGCGCGCCAGCCGGTGCCGCTCGGCGCCACCGCCCAGCAGCTGTACCAAACCTTCAGCCTGCAGGGCCATGGCGGCCTGGACTTCTCCGCGATCATCAACCTGTTCCGTCGGGAAGCCTGA